In Cedecea neteri, a single genomic region encodes these proteins:
- the dprA gene encoding DNA-protecting protein DprA: MAVQGLSGDKFLKIVHFLERCPVVERESLLAAGLNARECALFTAFDERQLEASLLWLDRPNHHMLTAEDVLYPEQLRAINDYPAALFVAGEPSLLSQNQLAVVGSRNLSDYGERFCRQFCEALAASGLVITSGLALGIDGVAHRAALRVKGKTIAVLGNGLGSVHPKRHLMLARQIIEQEGAVVSEFPLSCTPWPSNFPWRNRVISGLSRAVFVVEAGERSGSLVTARYAVEQGREVFALPGMVGSPGSDGPHWLIQQGANLVRSPQDILDYLASELHWLPASHNVSIYSPNQQDGALPFPHLLANVGDEVTPVDVVAERAGQPVPETVAQLLELELAGWIAAVPGGYVRLRRACHVRRTNVLI; encoded by the coding sequence ATGGCTGTTCAGGGGCTGAGCGGTGATAAGTTCCTAAAAATAGTCCACTTCCTTGAACGATGCCCAGTGGTAGAAAGGGAGAGTCTGCTCGCGGCGGGATTAAACGCCCGAGAATGTGCATTATTTACTGCATTCGATGAGCGCCAGCTTGAAGCCAGCCTTCTTTGGCTTGATAGGCCAAATCACCATATGCTGACGGCAGAAGACGTTCTCTATCCTGAGCAGCTCAGAGCCATAAATGATTATCCTGCCGCTCTTTTTGTTGCCGGTGAACCTTCACTACTCAGCCAGAATCAACTTGCGGTTGTTGGTAGTCGCAACCTGTCAGATTACGGCGAGCGCTTTTGCCGGCAGTTCTGTGAAGCGCTTGCCGCGTCTGGGCTGGTGATAACCAGCGGGTTGGCATTGGGCATTGATGGGGTGGCACACCGTGCGGCACTGAGAGTCAAGGGTAAAACCATTGCTGTGCTGGGGAATGGATTAGGCAGCGTTCACCCTAAACGTCATTTGATGCTAGCCCGGCAAATTATTGAGCAAGAAGGCGCCGTGGTTTCTGAGTTTCCTCTTTCCTGTACGCCCTGGCCCTCGAACTTTCCTTGGCGCAACCGTGTTATCAGTGGGTTGAGTAGAGCCGTTTTTGTCGTAGAGGCCGGTGAGCGAAGTGGATCGCTGGTGACTGCCCGCTATGCTGTTGAGCAGGGTAGAGAGGTGTTTGCTCTGCCCGGTATGGTAGGAAGTCCGGGGAGCGATGGCCCACACTGGCTTATTCAGCAAGGGGCAAATTTAGTACGAAGTCCGCAGGATATCCTCGATTATCTCGCCTCTGAACTCCACTGGCTTCCCGCTTCGCACAATGTGTCAATATATTCGCCAAATCAACAGGACGGCGCATTGCCATTTCCCCATCTGTTGGCTAACGTAGGAGATGAGGTTACACCTGTTGACGTCGTCGCTGAACGTGCCGGCCAACCTGTGCCAGAGACGGTAGCTCAGTTACTCGAACTGGAGTTAGCAGGATGGATCGCAGCTGTACCCGGCGGCTATGTCCGATTGAGGAGGGCATGCCATGTTCGACGTACTAATGTACTTATTTGA
- a CDS encoding amino acid ABC transporter substrate-binding protein: MKKMMIATLVATGTLFAMVNQAHAGTTLDAVKKKGFVQCGISDGLPGFSYADGSGKFTGIDVDVCRGVAAAVFGDASKVKYTPLTAKERFTALQSGEVDILSRNTTWTSSRDAGMGMVFTGVTYYDGIGFLTHNKAGLKSAKELDGATVCIQAGTDTELNVADYFKANKMKYTPVTFDRSDESAKALESGRCDTLASDQSQLYALRIKLSNPAEWLVLPEVISKEPLGPVVRRGDDDWFSIVRWTLFAMLNAEEMGINSKNVDQMAANPTTPDMAHLLGKEGDFGKDLKLDNKWAYNIVKQVGNYAEIFESNVGAQSPLKIKRGQNNLWNNGGIQYAPPVR, translated from the coding sequence ATGAAGAAGATGATGATCGCCACTCTGGTCGCTACCGGCACGCTGTTTGCGATGGTTAATCAGGCTCACGCAGGCACTACACTGGATGCCGTCAAAAAGAAAGGCTTCGTGCAATGTGGGATCAGCGATGGTCTGCCGGGCTTTTCTTACGCTGACGGCAGCGGCAAGTTCACCGGTATCGACGTGGATGTTTGCCGCGGTGTTGCAGCAGCCGTCTTCGGCGATGCATCCAAAGTCAAATACACTCCGCTGACGGCAAAAGAGCGCTTTACTGCGCTGCAGTCCGGCGAGGTGGATATTCTTTCACGTAACACCACCTGGACTTCCTCCCGCGATGCGGGGATGGGGATGGTGTTTACTGGCGTCACTTATTACGACGGTATCGGTTTCCTGACCCACAATAAAGCTGGCCTCAAAAGCGCGAAAGAGCTCGACGGTGCCACAGTTTGTATTCAGGCGGGGACCGACACCGAGCTGAACGTCGCCGACTACTTCAAAGCCAATAAGATGAAGTACACGCCGGTCACCTTTGACCGTTCAGACGAGTCGGCCAAAGCGCTGGAGTCCGGGCGCTGCGATACTCTGGCCTCGGATCAATCTCAGCTGTACGCCCTGCGCATCAAGCTCAGCAATCCTGCAGAATGGCTCGTGCTGCCAGAAGTCATCTCGAAAGAACCCCTGGGGCCTGTTGTACGCCGCGGGGACGATGACTGGTTCTCTATCGTGCGCTGGACGCTGTTCGCCATGCTGAATGCCGAAGAGATGGGTATTAATTCTAAAAACGTCGACCAGATGGCCGCCAATCCAACCACGCCGGATATGGCACACCTGTTAGGGAAAGAAGGTGATTTCGGCAAAGACCTGAAGCTGGATAACAAGTGGGCCTACAACATCGTGAAGCAGGTCGGTAACTACGCTGAAATTTTCGAGAGCAACGTCGGCGCCCAAAGCCCGCTGAAAATCAAACGCGGCCAGAATAACCTGTGGAACAACGGCGGGATCCAGTACGCCCCACCAGTTCGCTAA
- the aroE gene encoding shikimate dehydrogenase has protein sequence METFAVFGNPIQHSKSPLIHRLFAEQLGIEHPYGRVLAPLDSFVGTLDDFFNKGGRGANVTVPFKEQAFARADELTERAALAGAVNTLKRMEDGRLLGDNTDGIGLLSDLERLKLIKPGDRILLVGAGGAARGVLLPLLSLDCAVTITNRTFAKAAELANLFNHTGSVNAVAMDQLEGHEFDLLINATSSGIGGEIPALPVSLLSHHVSCYDMFYQKGLTPFLSWATSYGVVHYADGLGMLVGQAAHAFMLWHGVIPDVAPVIETLKREMAA, from the coding sequence ATGGAAACTTTCGCCGTCTTTGGTAACCCTATTCAGCACAGCAAATCCCCCCTTATTCATCGCCTTTTCGCGGAACAATTGGGTATTGAACATCCTTATGGACGCGTGCTTGCTCCGTTAGATTCTTTTGTTGGAACACTTGACGACTTCTTCAATAAAGGAGGAAGAGGCGCCAACGTAACCGTACCTTTTAAAGAGCAGGCTTTTGCCCGTGCAGACGAATTAACTGAGCGCGCTGCGCTTGCCGGGGCGGTCAATACGCTCAAGCGCATGGAAGATGGGCGTTTGCTTGGAGACAATACGGACGGTATCGGCTTGTTGAGCGATCTTGAGCGTTTAAAACTGATCAAACCTGGCGACCGTATTCTGCTGGTGGGGGCAGGCGGTGCAGCGCGTGGCGTACTGCTGCCTTTGTTGTCATTGGATTGTGCGGTCACGATAACCAACCGAACGTTTGCCAAAGCGGCAGAGCTTGCTAATTTGTTTAACCATACTGGGAGTGTTAACGCCGTAGCAATGGATCAGCTCGAAGGGCATGAATTCGATTTACTGATCAACGCCACGTCCAGCGGAATTGGCGGTGAGATCCCCGCGCTGCCGGTTTCTCTCCTTTCCCACCACGTAAGCTGCTACGACATGTTTTACCAGAAAGGGCTGACGCCATTCTTGAGCTGGGCTACAAGCTACGGCGTAGTGCATTACGCAGATGGTCTTGGCATGCTGGTGGGCCAGGCTGCTCACGCCTTTATGCTCTGGCATGGCGTTATACCGGATGTTGCGCCAGTCATTGAGACGTTGAAAAGAGAAATGGCGGCGTGA
- the fis gene encoding DNA-binding transcriptional regulator Fis, with protein MFEQRVNSDVLTVSTVNSQDQVTQKPLRDSVKQALKNYFAQLNGQDVNDLYELVLAEVEQPLLDMVMQYTRGNQTRAALMMGINRGTLRKKLKKYGMN; from the coding sequence ATGTTCGAACAACGCGTAAATTCTGACGTACTGACCGTTTCTACCGTTAACTCTCAGGATCAGGTAACCCAAAAACCCCTGCGTGATTCCGTGAAACAGGCACTGAAGAACTATTTTGCTCAACTGAATGGTCAGGATGTGAATGACCTGTATGAGCTGGTACTGGCTGAAGTAGAACAGCCATTGTTGGACATGGTGATGCAATACACCCGTGGCAACCAGACCCGCGCTGCCCTGATGATGGGCATCAACCGCGGTACGCTGCGTAAGAAACTGAAAAAATACGGCATGAACTGA
- a CDS encoding gamma carbonic anhydrase family protein, which yields MSAVLRAFQKTFPQLGERVMVDPTSVVIGDVKLADDVSIWPLVAIRGDVNNVTIGARTNIQDGSVLHVTHKSSYKPEGNPLTIGEDVTVGHKVMLHGCTIGNRVLVGMGSILLDGVVVEDDVMIGAGSLVPQNKHLESGFLYLGSPVKQIRRLTEAELAGLTYSANNYVRWKDEYLAQDSQYQP from the coding sequence ATGTCTGCGGTACTGCGTGCTTTTCAAAAAACTTTCCCTCAACTCGGTGAACGAGTCATGGTTGATCCCACCAGCGTGGTCATTGGAGATGTAAAGCTGGCGGATGATGTCAGCATCTGGCCGTTAGTGGCTATTCGTGGGGACGTAAACAACGTGACAATTGGAGCACGCACCAACATCCAGGATGGCAGCGTGCTTCATGTTACCCATAAGTCCTCTTATAAACCTGAAGGGAACCCGCTGACTATTGGTGAAGATGTGACGGTGGGCCATAAGGTGATGCTTCACGGCTGCACGATCGGTAATCGCGTCTTAGTTGGAATGGGATCGATCCTATTGGACGGTGTAGTAGTAGAAGATGATGTGATGATTGGAGCCGGTAGCCTGGTACCACAAAACAAGCACCTGGAAAGCGGCTTTCTCTATTTAGGCAGCCCGGTGAAACAGATTCGCCGCCTGACTGAAGCGGAACTGGCTGGATTAACCTATTCCGCTAACAATTATGTGCGCTGGAAAGATGAGTATCTGGCTCAGGATAGCCAGTACCAACCTTGA
- a CDS encoding type I DNA topoisomerase, with protein MAKSALFSVPKNEPCPQCGAELAIRSGKHGPFLGCSHYPECDYVRPLKSQADGHIVKVLDGQQCPVCQSTLVLRQGRFGMFIGCSNYPECEHTEIIDKPDETAIACPQCQKGQLVQRRSRYGKTFWSCNSYPDCQFVINFKPVAGICSECQYPLLIEKKTAQGVKRFCANKQCGKPATAEQASE; from the coding sequence ATGGCCAAGTCAGCACTGTTCTCGGTGCCAAAAAATGAACCCTGCCCCCAATGCGGGGCAGAGTTAGCAATACGTTCCGGTAAACACGGCCCATTTTTGGGGTGTTCTCATTACCCGGAATGCGATTATGTTCGCCCGCTAAAGAGCCAGGCCGATGGGCATATTGTTAAAGTGCTTGATGGCCAGCAATGCCCGGTTTGTCAGTCAACGCTTGTGCTGCGTCAAGGGCGGTTTGGCATGTTTATCGGCTGCAGCAATTACCCTGAATGCGAACATACCGAAATCATTGATAAACCGGATGAGACGGCAATAGCGTGCCCTCAATGCCAAAAAGGGCAACTGGTTCAGCGTCGCTCGCGCTACGGGAAAACGTTCTGGTCTTGTAACAGCTACCCGGACTGTCAGTTTGTCATTAATTTTAAGCCGGTAGCGGGCATCTGCTCTGAATGTCAGTACCCGCTGCTTATTGAAAAGAAAACGGCTCAGGGCGTGAAACGCTTCTGTGCCAATAAACAATGTGGAAAGCCGGCAACGGCGGAACAAGCCAGTGAATAA
- the smg gene encoding DUF494 family protein Smg, protein MFDVLMYLFETYIHSEAEMRVDQDKLTSDLTDAGFDREDIFNALVWLEKLADYQDGLTEPMQLAADPLSMRIFTAEESQRLDADCRGFLLFLEQIQVLNLETREMVIERVLALDTAEFELEDLKWVVLMVLFNIPGCENAYQQMEELLFEANEGMLH, encoded by the coding sequence ATGTTCGACGTACTAATGTACTTATTTGAAACCTACATCCACAGCGAAGCAGAAATGCGCGTTGATCAGGATAAGCTGACGAGCGATCTCACCGACGCTGGTTTTGATCGTGAGGACATTTTTAACGCATTAGTGTGGCTTGAAAAGCTTGCCGACTATCAGGATGGCTTGACCGAACCGATGCAGCTTGCTGCCGATCCTCTTTCTATGCGTATTTTCACCGCAGAAGAGAGCCAGCGGCTTGATGCAGACTGTCGGGGCTTTTTACTGTTCCTTGAACAGATTCAGGTGCTAAATCTCGAAACCCGCGAAATGGTGATTGAGCGCGTGCTGGCGCTGGACACAGCAGAATTCGAACTGGAAGATCTGAAGTGGGTTGTGCTGATGGTGTTGTTCAACATTCCGGGGTGTGAAAACGCCTACCAGCAAATGGAAGAATTACTCTTCGAGGCAAATGAAGGTATGCTGCACTAA
- the def gene encoding peptide deformylase, which translates to MAVLQVLHIPDERLRKVAKPVEEVNADIQRIVDDMFDTMYAEEGIGLAATQVDIHQRIIVIDVSENRDEQLVLINPELMEKSGETGIEEGCLSIPEQRALVPRAEKVKIRALDRDGKAYELEADGLLAICIQHEMDHLVGKLFIDYLSPLKQQRIRQKVEKLDRLKAKA; encoded by the coding sequence ATGGCAGTTTTGCAAGTATTACATATTCCCGACGAGCGCCTTCGCAAAGTCGCTAAACCGGTTGAAGAAGTGAATGCGGACATTCAGCGTATCGTTGATGATATGTTCGATACGATGTACGCCGAAGAAGGCATTGGCCTGGCAGCTACGCAGGTAGATATTCACCAACGCATCATCGTGATTGATGTGTCCGAGAACCGTGACGAACAGCTGGTACTGATTAACCCGGAACTGATGGAAAAAAGCGGTGAGACCGGTATTGAAGAAGGTTGCCTGTCCATCCCTGAACAGCGTGCTCTGGTACCTCGTGCAGAAAAAGTGAAAATTCGTGCGCTGGATCGTGACGGTAAAGCCTATGAACTGGAAGCAGATGGCCTGCTGGCGATTTGTATTCAGCACGAAATGGATCATCTGGTCGGTAAACTGTTTATCGATTATCTGTCGCCGCTGAAACAGCAACGTATTCGCCAGAAAGTTGAAAAACTCGACCGTTTGAAAGCGAAAGCTTAA
- a CDS encoding DUF1488 domain-containing protein produces the protein MNQAIQFPDLETWDEERQAIRFPALVQGFQVECAISSSAIASRFGGNGAEEWLSLFRENRWDLEEEAEGLIESEQEGDQGWYWLS, from the coding sequence GTGAATCAGGCCATTCAGTTCCCGGATCTAGAAACCTGGGATGAAGAGCGACAAGCTATCCGTTTTCCGGCGCTGGTGCAGGGGTTCCAGGTTGAGTGCGCGATAAGCTCGTCGGCCATTGCCAGCCGCTTCGGCGGCAATGGCGCCGAAGAGTGGCTTTCTTTGTTTCGGGAAAATCGTTGGGACCTTGAAGAAGAAGCCGAAGGCCTGATCGAAAGTGAGCAGGAAGGCGATCAAGGTTGGTACTGGCTATCCTGA
- a CDS encoding amino acid ABC transporter permease, translating into MTKVLTAHSARPAGSHPERIWRWMRKNLFSSWLNTLLTLLCLGLMWTLIPPLLDWAVFQANWVGETRADCTKGGACWVFIHDRFGQFMYGLYPHDQRWRINFALIIGLFSVATMFWKSLPHRGRYIAGWAVAYPLLVWVLMYGGLLGLDRVETRLWGGLTLTLIIASVGIAGALPLGIVLALGRRSRMPVVRILSIMFIEFWRGVPLITVLFMSSVMLPLFLPEGTTIDKLIRALVGVILFQSAYVAEVVRGGLQALPKGQYEAAESLALGYWKTQGLVILPQALKLVIPGLVNTIIALFKDTSLVIIIGLFDLFSSVQQATVDPAWLGMSTEGYVFAAIVYWIFCFSMSRYSQHLEKRFHTGRTPH; encoded by the coding sequence ATGACTAAAGTTTTAACGGCGCACAGCGCCCGCCCGGCAGGCAGCCACCCGGAGCGAATCTGGCGCTGGATGCGTAAAAATCTCTTCTCCAGCTGGCTGAATACTCTGCTCACACTGCTTTGTCTTGGGCTGATGTGGACGCTTATCCCTCCGCTTCTCGACTGGGCGGTTTTCCAGGCGAACTGGGTCGGTGAGACAAGAGCCGACTGCACAAAAGGCGGAGCATGTTGGGTCTTTATCCACGACCGCTTCGGGCAATTCATGTATGGGCTTTACCCCCACGATCAGCGCTGGCGCATCAATTTTGCCCTCATCATTGGGCTGTTTTCCGTGGCCACAATGTTCTGGAAGTCTCTGCCTCACCGCGGTCGCTATATCGCTGGCTGGGCCGTGGCCTATCCGCTCCTCGTTTGGGTGTTGATGTACGGTGGTTTACTGGGACTGGACCGCGTAGAGACTCGTCTTTGGGGCGGATTAACCCTCACGCTGATCATTGCTTCCGTCGGCATTGCAGGCGCCCTGCCGCTGGGTATCGTTCTGGCTCTGGGCAGGCGCTCACGCATGCCGGTAGTGAGAATCCTTTCGATAATGTTTATCGAATTTTGGCGGGGCGTACCGCTGATCACGGTGCTGTTCATGTCTTCCGTGATGCTGCCGCTGTTTCTGCCGGAAGGCACCACCATCGATAAACTGATTCGGGCATTAGTCGGGGTGATTTTGTTCCAGTCAGCCTATGTGGCTGAGGTGGTTCGTGGCGGGCTACAGGCTCTGCCCAAAGGGCAATATGAGGCCGCAGAGTCACTGGCACTCGGTTACTGGAAAACACAAGGACTGGTGATTTTACCTCAGGCCCTGAAGTTGGTGATCCCGGGCCTGGTGAACACGATTATTGCGCTGTTTAAGGACACCAGTCTGGTGATCATCATCGGCCTGTTCGACCTGTTTAGTAGCGTACAGCAAGCCACTGTCGATCCGGCCTGGCTGGGGATGTCGACAGAAGGCTATGTCTTTGCCGCTATCGTCTATTGGATTTTCTGTTTCAGTATGTCGCGCTACAGCCAGCACCTGGAGAAGCGCTTCCACACCGGCCGCACGCCGCACTAA
- a CDS encoding amino acid ABC transporter permease, translating into MRHHRPAVKADLSFSNPSVRAWLYQIVAIAFVIGVAVYLIHNTITNLDSRGITSGFAFLDRAAGFGIVQHLIDYDQGDTYGKVFVVGLLNTLLVSVLCIVFATFIGFFVGLARLSDNWLVRKLSTFYIETFRNIPPLLQIFFWYFAVLRNLPGPRQAMDAFGLMYLSNRGMSLPAPIMGEGLLAFTVAILCALLVSAGLYRYNKMHQMRTGQIRRTWPVTIALIVALPLLAHLIFGAALHWDIPALHGFNFSGGIVLIPELAALTLALSVYTSVFIAEIIRSGIQSVPFGQHEAALSLGLPKQVTLRQVIVPQALRVIIPPLTSQYLNIVKNSSLAAAIGYPDMVSLFAGSVLNQTGQAIETIAITMSVYLLISLVISLLMNVYNRRIALVER; encoded by the coding sequence ATGCGTCATCACCGTCCAGCCGTGAAGGCCGACTTATCTTTTTCTAACCCCTCGGTTCGCGCCTGGCTGTATCAGATCGTCGCTATCGCCTTCGTTATTGGCGTGGCGGTTTATCTGATTCACAACACAATTACCAACCTGGACAGCCGCGGTATTACCTCCGGTTTTGCTTTTCTCGATCGCGCCGCCGGGTTCGGCATTGTCCAGCATCTGATCGATTACGATCAGGGAGATACTTACGGCAAAGTCTTTGTTGTTGGGTTGCTGAATACCCTGCTGGTGTCTGTTCTCTGTATTGTATTCGCGACGTTTATCGGCTTCTTTGTGGGCCTGGCACGACTCTCTGATAACTGGCTGGTGCGTAAACTCTCTACCTTTTATATAGAGACGTTTCGCAACATCCCCCCACTGCTGCAAATTTTCTTCTGGTACTTTGCCGTACTTCGTAATCTGCCGGGCCCACGCCAGGCTATGGATGCCTTTGGCCTGATGTATCTGAGCAATCGTGGCATGTCTCTTCCGGCTCCGATTATGGGGGAAGGTCTGCTGGCATTTACGGTTGCCATTCTGTGCGCGTTGCTCGTCTCCGCGGGCCTGTATCGCTATAACAAAATGCACCAAATGAGAACCGGGCAGATTCGTCGCACCTGGCCTGTAACGATCGCGTTGATCGTTGCGTTACCGCTGCTGGCACATTTGATCTTCGGGGCAGCCCTTCACTGGGATATCCCGGCTCTGCACGGTTTCAACTTCAGTGGCGGGATTGTACTTATTCCTGAGCTGGCGGCTTTAACGCTGGCGTTGTCGGTTTACACCTCGGTGTTCATCGCGGAAATCATTCGTTCAGGTATTCAGTCCGTCCCCTTTGGCCAGCACGAGGCAGCTTTGTCTCTGGGCCTGCCTAAGCAGGTGACGCTTCGCCAGGTGATTGTGCCTCAGGCGCTGAGAGTCATCATTCCGCCGTTGACCAGCCAGTACCTGAACATCGTCAAAAACTCTTCGCTGGCAGCGGCCATTGGTTATCCGGATATGGTGTCTTTGTTTGCCGGCAGCGTGCTGAACCAGACGGGCCAGGCAATAGAAACCATCGCTATCACGATGTCCGTTTATTTACTTATCAGCCTGGTTATTTCGCTGCTGATGAACGTCTATAACCGCCGCATTGCCCTGGTCGAGCGTTAA
- a CDS encoding amino acid ABC transporter ATP-binding protein encodes MSKMTLQAADTMITLENVNKWYGQFHVLKDINLNVKQGERIVLCGPSGSGKSTTIRCINHLEEHQQGRIVVDGTELNDDLRNIEKVRTEVGMVFQHFNLFPHLTVLQNCTLAPIWVRKMPKKEAEALAMHYLERVRIAEHAHKFPGQISGGQQQRVAIARSLCMKPKIMLFDEPTSALDPEMVKEVLDTMIGLAESGMTMLCVTHEMGFARTVADRVIFMDRGEIVEQAPPEEFFAHPKSERTRAFLSQVIH; translated from the coding sequence ATGAGTAAAATGACACTGCAGGCTGCCGACACGATGATCACGTTGGAAAATGTGAACAAATGGTACGGGCAATTCCATGTTTTGAAAGATATTAATCTCAATGTAAAGCAGGGTGAGCGTATCGTACTGTGTGGGCCATCGGGCTCCGGGAAATCAACGACTATTCGCTGTATTAACCATCTTGAAGAGCATCAGCAGGGGCGTATTGTCGTCGACGGTACAGAGCTGAATGACGATCTCCGCAACATAGAGAAAGTCCGTACCGAAGTCGGCATGGTCTTCCAGCACTTTAACCTGTTCCCGCATTTAACTGTCTTGCAGAACTGCACTTTGGCCCCGATTTGGGTGCGTAAGATGCCCAAGAAAGAAGCCGAGGCGCTGGCGATGCACTATCTTGAACGAGTACGAATCGCTGAACATGCGCATAAATTCCCGGGGCAGATATCCGGTGGCCAGCAGCAGCGTGTGGCCATTGCTCGCTCGCTATGCATGAAGCCTAAAATCATGCTCTTCGACGAACCAACGTCTGCGCTTGACCCGGAAATGGTAAAGGAAGTGCTGGATACCATGATTGGTCTGGCCGAATCCGGGATGACGATGCTGTGCGTGACTCACGAAATGGGATTTGCGCGCACCGTTGCTGACAGGGTTATCTTTATGGATCGTGGCGAGATCGTAGAACAAGCGCCTCCTGAAGAGTTTTTTGCCCATCCGAAATCGGAAAGAACGCGAGCTTTCTTGTCTCAGGTTATCCATTAA
- the tsaC gene encoding L-threonylcarbamoyladenylate synthase type 1 TsaC — protein MNNNLPEGQLAQIVAALKEQQVIAYPTEAVFGVGCDPDSELAVTRLLELKQRPVEKGLILIAANFEQLKPYIDAAALNEAQLSVVFANWPGPVTFVFPALPSTPKWLTGRFDSLAVRVTNHPLVKELCLAYGKPLVSTSANLTGLPPCRSSEEVQQQFGQSFPVLMGDTGGRLNPSEIRDALTGELFRQG, from the coding sequence GTGAATAATAACCTGCCTGAAGGCCAGCTCGCGCAGATCGTAGCGGCCCTGAAAGAACAACAAGTCATCGCTTACCCAACCGAAGCCGTTTTTGGCGTTGGTTGCGATCCCGATAGTGAACTCGCGGTTACTCGCCTGCTTGAGCTGAAACAGCGTCCGGTAGAAAAGGGACTTATCCTTATCGCCGCCAATTTTGAGCAGCTGAAACCTTATATAGATGCCGCTGCGCTTAATGAAGCACAGCTTTCGGTGGTGTTTGCAAACTGGCCTGGCCCGGTGACGTTTGTTTTCCCGGCTTTGCCTTCCACCCCAAAATGGCTGACCGGGCGTTTTGATTCTCTGGCGGTGCGTGTGACCAATCATCCGCTAGTGAAAGAGTTATGTCTTGCCTATGGTAAACCTCTGGTGTCTACCAGTGCGAATCTTACGGGCTTGCCTCCGTGCCGCAGCTCGGAAGAAGTTCAGCAACAGTTTGGCCAAAGTTTCCCTGTACTGATGGGGGATACCGGTGGGCGGCTTAATCCTTCAGAAATACGCGATGCCTTAACCGGCGAACTCTTCCGTCAGGGGTAA
- the dusB gene encoding tRNA dihydrouridine synthase DusB, giving the protein MRIGHHQLRNRLIAAPMAGITDRPFRTLCYEMGAGLTVSEMMSSNPEVWASDKSRLRMVHVDEPGIRTVQIAGSVPEEMAEAARINVANGAQIIDINMGCPAKKVNRKLAGSALLQYPSLVKDIVTTVVKAVDVPVTLKIRTGWEPAHRNCVEIAQLAEDCGIQALTIHGRTRACLFQGDAEYDSIRAVKQKVSIPIIANGDITDPLKARAVLDYTGADALMIGRAAQGRPWIFREIQHYLDTGELLPPLPLAEVKRLLCSHVRELHSFYGDVKGYRIARKHVSWYLQEHAPNDQFRRTFNAIEDASEQLEALEAYFENFA; this is encoded by the coding sequence ATGCGCATCGGACACCACCAGCTCAGAAATCGCCTGATCGCAGCACCTATGGCTGGCATCACTGACAGACCATTCAGGACGCTGTGCTACGAGATGGGAGCCGGGTTAACCGTTTCCGAGATGATGTCCTCTAACCCGGAAGTTTGGGCGAGTGACAAATCCCGTTTACGCATGGTTCATGTGGATGAACCGGGTATTCGCACCGTGCAAATTGCCGGCAGCGTACCGGAAGAGATGGCAGAAGCCGCGCGAATTAACGTGGCTAATGGCGCCCAGATTATTGATATCAATATGGGTTGTCCGGCAAAAAAGGTGAATCGTAAGCTGGCAGGTTCAGCCCTTCTGCAGTACCCGAGTCTGGTAAAGGACATCGTGACGACGGTAGTGAAGGCAGTGGATGTTCCTGTGACGTTGAAAATTCGTACCGGCTGGGAGCCCGCGCACCGTAACTGTGTAGAGATTGCCCAACTGGCTGAAGACTGTGGGATTCAGGCTCTGACAATTCATGGACGCACACGCGCCTGTTTATTCCAGGGCGATGCTGAATACGACAGCATTCGGGCAGTTAAGCAGAAAGTTTCCATTCCGATTATCGCGAATGGTGACATTACTGACCCGCTTAAAGCCAGAGCTGTACTTGACTATACGGGGGCTGATGCCCTGATGATAGGCCGTGCGGCTCAGGGAAGACCCTGGATCTTTCGGGAAATCCAGCATTATCTGGACACTGGAGAGCTGCTGCCCCCCTTGCCTCTGGCAGAGGTGAAGCGCTTACTTTGCTCGCACGTTCGGGAACTGCATAGCTTTTATGGCGATGTAAAAGGTTACCGAATTGCTCGTAAACACGTCTCCTGGTATCTCCAGGAGCACGCTCCAAATGACCAGTTTCGGCGCACATTCAACGCCATTGAGGATGCCAGCGAACAGCTGGAGGCGTTGGAGGCATACTTCGAAAATTTTGCGTAA